Genomic DNA from Shouchella patagoniensis:
GAGTTACGGTTATCAGAGGGTTGTGTGAATCGGGACTTATGGTCCTGAATCCGAGTACAACGATCACTTCTTTTAATGAGCTTGCCTTACGTGTAATATAAATAGGGACAAGTAACCAGAAGCATTGGCAAAGGAGCGAGTAACAATGACCATTAGAGAAGCTAAGGTGGAAGAAGTAGATCAAATAATTGATATATGGTATCGAAGTTCAGTGAAAGCCCATCAATTTATTGAAAGCACCTATTGGGAATCTCAAAAAAATGCAATGAAAGAAAAGTATCTTCCTATGTCTGAAACATATGTTGTCAGCCTTCAACATAACATGGTTGGTTTTCTTTCAATGGTAGAAGACTATATGGCTGCTCTGTTCATTGATGAGTCATTTCAAGGTGAGGGATATGGAAAAGAGTTTGTTCGTTTTATAAAAGGCTGCAGGGAGAAAATAACGCTTAAAGTGTATAAAAAGAATAGTAAAGCTGTTCAATTCTATAAAAACCACGGCTTTGTTGTGGTCGATGAGTTTGTTGATCAGAATACATTGGAGCAAGAATATTTGATGGAATGGGTCAAATGTGACGAGGAAGAAGCCGGGTAAATAGAAGATTGATGGAGTAGAAAACGTGCTATATAATAAACAACTAATTACTAGGAGGATTGTTAAAGATGATTTCAGGAAGATTACGTAACGTAGCTTTGAACAATAGGTAACTTCATATGTTCAAAGGCTCTGTTTTCATAAGCAGAGTAAACGGGAGTAGTCTGCACATTTTTTAATGATCCTCTACGGAAGTGAATAAGTATAAACCGGGAGAAAGGCAGAGAGGACTGTCTTTCTTTTTATGATGGATAGAAAGATCGATTTTTTCCTATTCTTTCGTTTACTCAACCCACAGACAGGAGCCTGTCTGTGGGTTTTTATGATTACACGCCTTTCATTAAAAGGACGTGTAAACGAATGGAACAACTAACGTTAGAACTAAAAGACATTAAGGTCTCGTTTTTAGACAAAGTGGTATTAAATATAAAAAGCTTATCGGTTTATCAATTTGATCGAATTGGGATTGTTGGAAAGAATGGTGAAGGGAAAAGTACGTTGTTAAAAGTGATGAAAGGAGAAATTCAACCGATTAAAGGGAAGGTTAATCAGAAAGTTGAACTTGGGTATTTCAAACAAGTTGATTCCCCTTCGAGTCAAGAAGCTGATTATAAAGTGCTTAGTCAACTATCAGTACCTGACCATTATATTAGTGAGCTAAGTGGGGGTGAACAGACGAAGTTAAAATTGGCTCAAGTGTTTTCTCATTACTACGAAGGTCTGCTTCTTGATGAACCGACAACCCACCTTGATGCGGACGGAGTTGATTTTTTGATTAAGGAGTTAACGTACTACTATGGTTCTTTAATCGTTGTAAGTCATGACCGCTATCTACTTGATCAGGTGGTGACAAAAATATGGGAAGTAGAGCGCGGAAAGGTGACTGAGTACACGGGGAATTATTCTGACTATGTGGAACAGAAAGAGCTAGAGAAAAAGCAGCACTTGAAGAAGTACCAGAAGTACGAAAAAGATAGAAGTCGATTGCTTGCTGCTGCGGGAGAAAAAATGAAAAAAGCAGAGAAAGTGACTCTAGCAAATGCGTCAATGTCTAAAAAAGAAACAAAAACCCCGGCCAATCGGATGTTTATGACGAAATCAAAAGACACAAGTCAGAAAGCCATTCAACGGTCTGCAAAGGCATTGGAACAAAGAGCAAATCAATTAGAAGATGTAGAAGCTCCTGAAGCAGAAAAAGTGATTCGTTTTCAACAACCCACTACACTGCAAATGCATAACAAGTTTCCTGTTATGGGAGAGCATGTGCATCTTACAGTTGGTAAAAAGACTCTATTAGAAGAGGCGAGCTTTCAATTTCCTCTTGGCAAAACAATTGCCATAAAAGGGAATAACGGTTCAGGGAAATCAACATTGCTGAAGCATATTGTTGAGCAAGGTGATGGAATTGTGTTATCTCCAAAAGTGGTTTTTGGTTCGTATTGTCAACATGATTATCAATTCCAACGAGGAAAGACCGTAATAGGGTTTATGAAAGAGCAAAGTGAATATCAGGAAAGTAGAATTCGCTCTGTTCTTCATGCGATGGCGTTTACAGGAAATGATTTAATAAAAGATGTAAGTGAATTGAGTGGGGGTGAAGCGATCAGACTTACTCTCTGCCAGCTTTTTCTAGGTAGTTACAATGTGCTTATACTTGATGAACCAACCAATTTTCTTGATTTACACAGTATGGCAGCATTAGAATCTTTTCTCTCCGCTTATTTAGGCACTGTCCTACTTGTAAGCCATGACCGAGCTTTCGTTGATCGTGTAGCTGATCATGTCTATGAAATTGATAAGAAAGAGATGAAGCAAAGGTATTAATAGCTTCGTTTCCTTGGCGGAATCATTTCGACATGATCAGCAACAAGCACGGGCTGAGAATGTATTTGTGCTCATAGGGAAAAGAGTATAACGTTAGAAAGAGAGAGAAAGAAATCCGGGGTTTTAATCATTATAAAAGTATATGACAAAGAGAGGAATCAGTTAAAGTGACAAAAGAATTGAGAACGTGTAAAAAAGGTCATACGTATTATAAAAGCTCGGATTGTCCAACTTGTCCTACTTGTAATAAAAAGAATGGACCGACAAGTGGATTTTTGTCAAAACTTTCAGCACCTGCAAGGAATGCGTTAATTCATGTAGAGGTAACAACCTTGGAGGAATTATCAAGGTATATAGAGAAAGAAATTTTGAAGCTTCACGGTATTGGTCCTGCTTCATTACCTATTTTTAAACAAGCATTAGCAGAAAAAGGTCTTTCATTTAGAAAATAATCTTTCATTTTGTCATTGGTGAGCATTATGTGAAGACGAAGTTAACGGAAGATAATTTGGTTAAGTAAACGGAGGCGCTTTTGCGTTTGAACTAGCAATCGAATGTCCTGTAGTAGGAGCTATCTCCATGTGTGCACCAGTTCAGGGGAAGAGGGAAGATGATTTATACGAGCGAGTTCAAGCATAGAGCCATTCCTATTCCAAGATTGCTGGAGAAAGAGAAAAACAAATAGATCAGTTAATGAAGATGCTTGCTTTAAGAAGGTTAAAGGAATTTTTAGATCATTTAGGAGAAGAGCTGTCAAAAATTGATAGGCCGCTGTTAGTCGTGCAAGGCCAATTAGATGATGAGTTGTATCAAGAAAGCGCGACACGTATTTATGAACAAGCAAAGTCAAAGGAAAAACAACTGCTCTGGTACAAGGAATCGGGACATATTATTACGTTTGATAAGGAGAAAGATCAGGTACACGAAGATGTTTTCCGCTTTTTAGAAGAGCTAGATTGGGCTTAATATAGCTAAGGTAGAAAACGTACAGTGAGTGAGAGTGTGCGTTTTTTCTTAAAAAGTTCTCTAAGGGCTCTTGACAAATAAAGCGCTTTCAATTATTGTATGAACAACATCGTTTAGAAGATAAACAAAGGTGGTGGCTCATTTTGTAGCTATTAGAACATCTTTTCGCTATAATTGATGATCGATAATCAATTATCAAACAATGATTGACGAGAATGGTGATCGTATGAAAGTGACTGCAAAAGCAATTTCAAAAGAGTTAGGTATTTCCATTGCAACAGTCGATCGGGTGTTAAACAACCGACCAAACGTAAGCAACAAAATGAGAAATCGTGTTTTGGAAAAGGCTGAAGAACTTGGCTA
This window encodes:
- a CDS encoding GNAT family N-acetyltransferase, which translates into the protein MTIREAKVEEVDQIIDIWYRSSVKAHQFIESTYWESQKNAMKEKYLPMSETYVVSLQHNMVGFLSMVEDYMAALFIDESFQGEGYGKEFVRFIKGCREKITLKVYKKNSKAVQFYKNHGFVVVDEFVDQNTLEQEYLMEWVKCDEEEAG
- a CDS encoding Msr family ABC-F type ribosomal protection protein, producing the protein MEQLTLELKDIKVSFLDKVVLNIKSLSVYQFDRIGIVGKNGEGKSTLLKVMKGEIQPIKGKVNQKVELGYFKQVDSPSSQEADYKVLSQLSVPDHYISELSGGEQTKLKLAQVFSHYYEGLLLDEPTTHLDADGVDFLIKELTYYYGSLIVVSHDRYLLDQVVTKIWEVERGKVTEYTGNYSDYVEQKELEKKQHLKKYQKYEKDRSRLLAAAGEKMKKAEKVTLANASMSKKETKTPANRMFMTKSKDTSQKAIQRSAKALEQRANQLEDVEAPEAEKVIRFQQPTTLQMHNKFPVMGEHVHLTVGKKTLLEEASFQFPLGKTIAIKGNNGSGKSTLLKHIVEQGDGIVLSPKVVFGSYCQHDYQFQRGKTVIGFMKEQSEYQESRIRSVLHAMAFTGNDLIKDVSELSGGEAIRLTLCQLFLGSYNVLILDEPTNFLDLHSMAALESFLSAYLGTVLLVSHDRAFVDRVADHVYEIDKKEMKQRY
- a CDS encoding RNA polymerase alpha subunit C-terminal domain-containing protein encodes the protein MTKELRTCKKGHTYYKSSDCPTCPTCNKKNGPTSGFLSKLSAPARNALIHVEVTTLEELSRYIEKEILKLHGIGPASLPIFKQALAEKGLSFRK
- a CDS encoding alpha/beta hydrolase, with translation MKMLALRRLKEFLDHLGEELSKIDRPLLVVQGQLDDELYQESATRIYEQAKSKEKQLLWYKESGHIITFDKEKDQVHEDVFRFLEELDWA